ATCAATGTAAGATTCCATTGTCCACTCTCTATATGATTCCCTTCCTGCACAATAAAACTAAGGAATATTTCCTGCCTTACATTGTACGGTGTTGGATAACCATTGTATACAAACACGATCGTATTTTCATATGAATATTGTGACTTTCCCTGTTGATCTGTGATCTCATAAGATATTCCCGATGGAGATTCCAGCTGTATTCTTAACTCATCCACGAAATCTTTCCATATCTGGAGATTTAGATTCTGCTCAAATGGTGCAATATCCAATAAGATTTTTTGTTCTTCTTTGATCAGCTTTCCTTGTTTATGCTTTCCACTATTTCCCTCATTTCCTGTTCCAATGCAGATCGTACATTTCCATTGCTGTGCGATCTGTGATATAAATCTTTCTAACAAGGAATTTCCTCTGTGATCTCCATAATTATGTCCATAACTGATATTGACCGCAACCGGCCGTCCTGCCTGTGATGCTTCATTGATCACATATTGTAATGCTGTCATCAATTGTGTCGTCCTTGGGAAACCTTTTTCTCTCGTATCTCCCAATTTCACAACGATCAGTTCTGCCTCTGGTGCAACCCCGTTTATCCCGGCACAGATTGAAGCTACATGTGTTCCATGCCCAGATCGATCTCTGCTCCGAAAATCGTATCTTCCACTTTCTGAGTGCAATACTTTATTAATTTCTTCTTTTGTATAGAGATTTCCGTTAAGAAATGGTTTAGGCGGACTTCCTTTGACCGTTTGATCCCATAGTGCATAAATCTTAGTATCTCCATTTTCATCTATAAAATCCGGGTGAAAAATATCAATCCCTGTATCGATCACAGCGACAAAAACACCTCTTCCAGTCAATGAAAGAGGTGGATTCTTGACCGACAACATACAAGATGCGGCTATCGATGGCTGTCGACTTAATAATAGATTTTTCGGTTTTTCTATATAAATAACTTGTTCATTTGCCCCAAATGCTTCCAACTCGTCTTCTTTTATATAGGCGATCGCATAACCCATACTCAACGGTTCGATCCTCGTTGTGTCTGACCATCTGATCGTATCAAGTGTGCCTGCGTAGCGAAATAT
The sequence above is drawn from the Anaerostipes hadrus ATCC 29173 = JCM 17467 genome and encodes:
- a CDS encoding S8 family peptidase, which encodes MEQDEKFENQLNLALDLSEEERERSKDLDAGYDKETDQWEIIFRYAGTLDTIRWSDTTRIEPLSMGYAIAYIKEDELEAFGANEQVIYIEKPKNLLLSRQPSIAASCMLSVKNPPLSLTGRGVFVAVIDTGIDIFHPDFIDENGDTKIYALWDQTVKGSPPKPFLNGNLYTKEEINKVLHSESGRYDFRSRDRSGHGTHVASICAGINGVAPEAELIVVKLGDTREKGFPRTTQLMTALQYVINEASQAGRPVAVNISYGHNYGDHRGNSLLERFISQIAQQWKCTICIGTGNEGNSGKHKQGKLIKEEQKILLDIAPFEQNLNLQIWKDFVDELRIQLESPSGISYEITDQQGKSQYSYENTIVFVYNGYPTPYNVRQEIFLSFIVQEGNHIESGQWNLTLIPRNIRNGEYQMWLPVSLGSNQETRFLEPDKEFTLTIPSTAENVISAGAYDVRYQSYADFSGRGDQRYGVKKPDLVAPGVGILAAAPGGGENSLSGTSMATPFVTGAAALLMEWGIIRKNDPYLYGERIKAYFHKGARKMNGFLDYPNNEIGYGKLCVAASLYK